The genomic interval CTTGGCCGCCGCCTGTTCCGGGGTGAGGTTGCGGATCGAGGTGTAGAACAGCTCGCAAGTCTTGACCTTCTGCGTGACTTGCCAGGTCTGGGTGCAGCTGTTGAGCAGGGTCTTCGGATCGCTGCCCGGCTTGCTGCCCATGCCCGCCTGCCAGCAGGCGGCGCTCAGGTCCTGGCCCATCACCTTGAGGCCGGCCGCGTCGGCCTTGGCCTGGGCGTCGTCGCCGGTGTAGGTTTGCGGATCCGCTGCGTACCAGATGTAGCTCGGGTGGTTGGAGCCCAGCACCGGCACTTTCACGCCGTCGCTCGGGCTGATGGTCGCCAGGCCCAGCACGCTCACGGTCTGGCCGTACTGCTGCTTGATCCAGTTACGCACCGGCGCGCCGAAGGCCACCATCGGCAACGCGGCACCGTTGGCGCTCACGCTGACCTGCTTGACCATGGTGGTCTGGTAGTCCTTGAAGTAGTCGTAGACGCCTTCCAGGTCCTTGCCGGCGCTGGCGGGCGCGGCGATCGGGGCGATGTCGACGATGGTCTGGTAGGCCGGGGTCTGGTCGGCGGGGATGCCGTTGTCGGTCAGCAGCGCCGCCCAGCGGTCGGTGGTGTTGGAGCGCAGGTAGTCCTGGGCCTGGGTCAGCGAATAGTCCGGCGGGAAGTGCAGCAGCTCGACGCTCTTGCGGTTCTCCAGGGCCATGCCCAGCGGCAGGAACAGGTACCAGCTGTAGGCCCACTTGCCGTCGGCGTTGAGCTTGCTGGCGCCGGTGTAGGCCAGGTCGCCGGCGTCCAGCAGGGCGGACAGCGGCTTGTCGTAGCCCTGCGGCACGCCGCTGATCTCGGCGTAGAGCTGATCGTTGTCGGTCTTCACCAGCACCTTGGCGTCGGCGTACCCGTCGCGCTGCACGCTTTGGGTCAGGTAGTGCGACACGGTCTGTTCCAGCGTCCAGTTGCGGAAACAGATCACGCTGCAGTTGTTGGGGTAGGCGAAGAGGCGGGTGACGCGTTCGGTGCTGCCCAGCTTCAGGTCGACATCGGCGTGGGCCGCCGCGCTGAGGGTCAGCGCGGCGAGAGTGAGTCCTGCGAGTTTGAACATGCTCAGATCCTTTTCAGCGTGGATCCCGGAGATGGGATGCGTGCCATATTGGATCAGCCGTACGGCGCAGAGAAGCGCCCGCACGGAGTTTTTTTGCAGGCCCCCAGGCGCTGTCCTCAGGCCGGAAAACGCAGGGCGGCGGTCAGGTCGCCCAACGGTTTCTGGCCCCGGGCGGCCATGGCTTCGTCGCGTTGCCTGAGCCCGTCGAGCTTCTCCAGCCGGAACACCCGGGTGATCAGGCGCAGGATCGAGGCGGTGTCGTACACCGTATGATCCACCGTGCCCTTGCGGGCGAACGGCGACACCACCAGCGCCGGCACCCGGGAACCGGGGCCCCAGCGGTCGCCCTTGGGCGGCGCGACGTGGTCCCACCAGCCGCCGTTCTCGTCGACCGTGACGATCACCACCATGTTTTTCCATTGCGGACTTTCCTGCAGCACCTTCAGGGCCCTGGCGATGTGGCGGTCGCCGGAGGCCACGTCGGCGTAGCCGGCATGCATGTTCAGGTTGCCCTGGGGCTTGTAGAAACTCACGGCCGGCAGCTTGCCGGCCTCGGCGTCGGCGAAGAATCGGTTGCTGCCCGACTCGTCGCCCAGGCCTGCGTCACGCAGGCGCCGGGCGCGCTCTTCGGGGTTCTCCGGGCCCTGCTGGCGGAAGTAGTTGAACGGCTGGTGGTGGTACTGGAAGTTCGGGATCTTGGGGATGCCGCCCGAGTCCTTGTACTGATCCAGCGTCGCTTGCCAGGCGCCGGCGTACCAGGCCCAGTCGATGTTGCGCTTGGAGAGCTTGTCGCCGATGTGTTCGTGGGTCTGGGGCACCAGGACGTTCGGCAGGTCCGGCCTGGAGTAGGCCGGCCGCTCCGGGTCGCGGATCCAGGTGGGCCAGTACGGCGGCGCCAGGGTGTTCACGGCATAGCCGTCCGGCGTCAGCGCGCTCGGGCCGAACTGCGGCGGGCCGGTCATGGCGCTGGCCGGGGACTGCTCCAGCGGCTTGAGGCGCGGGTCGGCGGGGTCCTCGCTCTGCAGGGACGCGATCTGACCTTTGGCCACCGATTCGGCGGCATGCGGGTAGAACGGCGCGGTGGCGCTGATCAGGTACTGGTGGTTGAGGAACGAGCCGCCGAAAGCGCCCTGGAAGAAGTTGTCGCACAGCACGAATTCCCGGGCGACGTCCCACAGGCGCAGGGAATAGCGGCTCTGTGCGTAGTGGCCCATGGTCAGGCCGCCCGAGTCGGCCCAGGCCACGAAGCCGTCGTTCTTGCCGCCGTTGATCTGCATCTGGTTCTGGTAGAAC from Pseudomonas ekonensis carries:
- the acpA gene encoding acid phosphatase, with protein sequence MNDDTNDSVPPSPDNDLPADTSRRRFLGGVAVLGAGATLAACGNRGDEPGKPDERPLSAAELDKALQAHVKTVVVIYAENRSFNNLFGDFPGVERPLSALKPADYQQRDRDGSLLPALPPAWGGVLQTGPQTLDGVTYPTAVQFQENLPNAPFALKGPNAEDLPLGLVTRDLWHVFYQNQMQINGGKNDGFVAWADSGGLTMGHYAQSRYSLRLWDVAREFVLCDNFFQGAFGGSFLNHQYLISATAPFYPHAAESVAKGQIASLQSEDPADPRLKPLEQSPASAMTGPPQFGPSALTPDGYAVNTLAPPYWPTWIRDPERPAYSRPDLPNVLVPQTHEHIGDKLSKRNIDWAWYAGAWQATLDQYKDSGGIPKIPNFQYHHQPFNYFRQQGPENPEERARRLRDAGLGDESGSNRFFADAEAGKLPAVSFYKPQGNLNMHAGYADVASGDRHIARALKVLQESPQWKNMVVIVTVDENGGWWDHVAPPKGDRWGPGSRVPALVVSPFARKGTVDHTVYDTASILRLITRVFRLEKLDGLRQRDEAMAARGQKPLGDLTAALRFPA